The genomic window CCGTGCAGGTGGAAGACGTGCGGCATGAGGTGGGTGCTGTGGACGGTCCAGATCTCCCGGGTGCCGGCGGTGGCGATCAGGTCTACCCGGTGCATGTCCATGTTCTTGTCGTTGATGGTCCGCTGGTAGAACTCGAACGACCGCTCATGGGCGACCTTGCTCGTATCCGGTGGCGGCAGATCCGACAGAACCGCCGGCAACGGGGTGCTCGGTGTCAGCGTGGCCGCCGCCCGCAGTTCCAGGACGTCGAACGAGTCCATGCCGCCCTCGAACCGCCGCACCAGGATGTTCTCGTCCGGCGCCGGTGAGCGGCTGCGCAGTACGAGGCGCTCACCGGGGCGCATCGGCACCACGATGTCGGCACGTTCGCCGGGCGCCAGCCGGATGCCGGTGCGCGGCACCGGCGCGGCGAGCATCCCGCCGTCGGTGCTGATCACGTGGAACCCGCGGTCGCCGGCGAAACCGAAGTCGTACTGCCGGCCGTTCGATCCGTTCAGCAGGCGCAACCGGACCAGACTGGTGCGGACCTCCCGGTACGGGCCGATCGTGCCGTTGACCAGCAGAGTGTCGCCGAGCACGCCGACGTCGCTGCTGAAGTCGGGCCGGGTGCCGAACTGGCCGTCCCACCCGAACCGCCGATCCTGGACGATCACCGGGAGGTCGTCGACCCCGTACTCGTGGGGCAGTGCCGCGGTCCGCGGATCGTCGTCGTCGATCAGGAACATTCCGGCGAGTCCCCGCAGGACCTGCTCCTCGGTGTGGCCGTCCGGGTGCGGGTGGTACCAGAGGGTCGCGGCCGGCTGGTCGACCGTCCACCGCATGTCCGCCGTGCGGCCGGGCCGGATCGGCCGGTGCGGGCCGCCGTCCACCGCAGCCGGCAGGATCGCGCCGTGCCAGTGCACGGTGCTGTCCTGGTCCAGGTCGTTGCGGACCCGGACCCGGATCTTCTCGCCGCTGCGCACCCGCAGGGTCGGGCCCAGATAGCTGCCGTTGTAACCGGCGGTCCGGGTCTCGCCGTGACCGAAATCGGTCACCCCGCTGTCGGCTCGCAGGTCGAAGACCCGGAACCCGTTCTCCACCCGCGACGGTGCGAGCGGCGGGATCGCCAGCTCCCGGTCGAAGGCGACCGCCCCGACCGTCGACAGTGGCGGCCGGTCCAGGTACCAGACGCATCCGCCGGCGATCAGGGCCAGCACCAGCCAGCCCGTCAGCAGTCCGCGTCTCACCGGACCCCGGCCCGGAGCAGCCCGGCCGCCGCCAGGTCGGACCGGACCGCGTCCATCACTACGGCCGGGGCACCCTGGTGATAGAAGTGGCCGCCGTCGAACATCCGCAGCCGGAACTCACCGGTGGTCGCCTCCCGCCACCGGTCCACCTGCTCCTCGGTGGCGACCGGATCCTGCCGGCCGTGGTAGGCGACCACCGGGCCGGACAGTTCCGGCCCCGGCCCGGCCCGGTACGTCTCGGTCAGTGCGTAGTCGGCGCGCAACATCGGGACGAACGACTCCAGCAGCCGGCGCCGCAACCCGGTGGCGGCAGCGGTGCCGCCCAGCGCGATCAGATGATCGATGAACTGCCCGGTCGGCAGCAGATGCAGCGACGACTGCCGGGGGTGCCGCGGGGCCTGCCGTCCGGAGGCCAGCAGCACCGACGGTTCCGGACGGCCCTCGGCGATCAACTGCCGGGCCGTCTCGTAGGCCAGCAGTGCGCCCAGGCTGTGCCCGAAGAACGCGAACGGCCGGTCCAGGTACGGCCCGAGAGCCGCGGTCAGCTCCCGTACCAGCGGGCCGAGACTGGTCCGCGGCTCCTCCCGCAGCCGCGACTCCCGGCCCGGCAGCACGATCGAACAGACCTGCACGTGCGGGGCGAGCGCCTCGCGCCACGGGAGGAAGAACCGGGACCCGCCACCGGCATGTGCGAAACAGAACAGCCGGGTGGCGCCATCGCCGGGCAGCAACCCGGAGATCCAGCGACTCGACACCGCCGTCCCCCTCAGCCCAGTCCGGTGACGGCGCGCACGATGTGCTCGGGGCGTTCCAGCGGCAGCATGTGCCCGGCCCCGGGGATCTGCTCGAAACGGGCGGTCGGCAGGGTCCGGGACAGTTGTTCGCCGTACGCCGGGGCCACGATCTTGTCGTGTTCTCCGGCCAGCACCACCGCCGGCACGGTGACCGACTCCAGCCCGGCCCGCAGGTCCATCCCGCAGGACACCCGGAAGAAGTCGCGGCGCACCGCCGGTTGCACGGCCGCGAACAGTTCCCGGTTCTGCTCGGCGAGCGCCCGGTCACTGCCGGGGGCGAGCATCCCGCCGAGCATCCGGCGGCCCAGCCCCGGACGGCGCAGCGCCCAGGAGAACACCGGATTACCCATCATCCGCAGCTCACCGGCCGGGGTGTCCTGGCCGTACGCGGCGGTCCCGGCCAGTACCAGCCCGCGCAGCCGCTGCCCGGCCACCACCGGATCGGCGCCCGCGTACGCCAGCGCCGTGTACCCGCCCCCGGAGTGCCCGGCCAGGATCGCCCCGTCCGCGTCGAAACGGTCCAGCACCTGGGCCAGGTCGGCACGCAGCCGGTCGATCCCGATGCCGTCCCGGCCGGTCGTGGAACCGCCGTGCCCCCGCTGGTCGTAACTGACCACCCGGTACCCGAGCCCGGTCAGCCGGGAGGCCACCCGGTCCCAGACCGAACGGGCCCCGCCCCAGCCGTGCACCAGGACCACCGTGCGGCCCGCGCCCTCGGTCACGGACGTGGCCAGATGGGCGCCGTCGTCGGTCCGCATCCGCTCGGCGGTGCCGGTCCGGCCGGTCACCGACCGCTCCGGACCACGCTCGGCGTGCTGCCGACCAGGGTGCCCAGCGCGGCGAACGCGGCCGCGGTGGCTTTGGTGTGCTCGGCGCCGATGTCGGCCAGCTTGGCGAGATGCCGGACCCAGCCGGCCGGGCGGGCGGCGAACCGCATCGTGATCAGGGTGCCGCCGTCCGGCAACTGCTCCAGCAGGAACTCGCTGGTGCCGCGGAACGCCCCGTCGACGTACTCACCGGCCAGCCGCCGGCCCGGCTCGACCGCGACGGTCCGCGAGGTGAACCGCAGCTTCGGCCCGCCCTTGTCGACACCCTTGGGGTGCACGGTCACGTGGGTCTCGCCACCGGCACGCTCCGGCGGGACGGCCCCGGCCTGGAACGTGTTCGCCGGTACCCAGAAGGCGCGGGCGCCGTGCAACTCCGCGATCAGCGCCGCCCAGACCTGCTCCGGGGCGGCGTCGATCACCGCTTCGTTGATGATGTCGTAGCCCGGCACGTCAGTGTCCTCCCGCGTTCTCGAGGAGCCGCTCGGTGCCCGTGGACGCGGCGATCTGGTAGGAGGCCAGGTCGAACCGGCGGGTGTTGCGCCGGAACCGCCAGGTGTAGGTGGGGAAGATCGACGAGTTGCGGCCGCTGGCGTCGGTGTACCAGTTGGTGCAGCCACCGGCCGGGCTCCACACCGTGCCGTCCATGACACCGTCCAGCCAGGTGTTGTACTCCCGCTGCGCCTCGGGGCGGACCTCGACACTGGCCAGCCCGCGGTCCTTCATCTGGGCCAGGGCGTCGATGACGTACGCCAGCTGCGCCTCGATCATCACGGTCTGCGACGAGTGGCCGAGGGTGGTGTTCGGGCCGAGCATCAGGAACAGGTTCGGGAACCCGGTGACGGTGGTGCCGCGGTACCCGGCCATCCCGTCGCTCCACGCCTCGCTGAGCTTGACCCCGTCGGCGCCGCGGATCCGGCGGGCGATCGGCCGGTCGGTGGCCCGGAACCCGGTGCCCAGGATGATCGCGTCCACCTCCCGCTCGGTGCCGTCGGACCCGACGATCGCGCCGCCGGCCACCTTGGCGATGCCGTCGGTGACGATGTCGACGTTGGGCTGCTGGATGGCCGGGTACCAGGTGTCGGAGAACAGCAGCCGCTTGCAGCCGACCGAGTAGTCCGGAGTCAGCCGGGCCCGCAGCGCCGGATCGGTGACCTGCTTGGCCAGGTTCTTCTCGGCCATCCCCCGGATCGTCTTGTCGGCGCGCGCCGGAGCCGACATCAGGAAGGCCACGATCTCGCGGCCCCACATGTTGAAGCCGCGCCGGAACTTCTGGTAGCCGGGCACACCACGCCGGCGGCGCAGTTCGGCCGGGCTGATCTCCAGGTTCGGTTTCGGGCCCACCCACGGTGCGGTCCGCTGGTAGAGGTCGAGCCGGCCGGCCACCTTCTGGATCTCCGGCACGAACTGGATCGCCGAGGCGCCGGTGCCGATCACCGCGACCCGCTTGCCGGCCAGCGGATAGTCGTGGTTCCAGTTCGACGAGTGGAAGACCTCACCGGTGAACGAGTCCAGGCCGGGCACGTCCGGGATGGCTGGGTCACTGAGGTAACCGCTGCCGGCGACCAGCACCTGCGCGGTGTACTCGCCCTGGCTGGTCTCGATGTGCCAGCGCCGGGTGAGCCGGTCCCAGCGGGCGTCGATCAGCTCGTGCTCGAACCGCAGGTGCGGGGTCAGTTCGAACTTCTCGACGCAGTTCCGCAGGTAGTCCAGGACCTCCGTCTGGGTGGCGAAGGTGGTCCTCCACTCGGCGCTCGGGGCGAACGAATACGAGTAGAGCAGCGCCATCACGTCACAGGCGCAGCCCGGGTACGTGTTGTCCCGCCACGTCCCGCCGATCGCGGCGGCCCGCTCGAAGACCAGGAAGTCGTCCTCGCCCTCCTGCTTGAGCCGGATCGCCATGCCGAGACCGGAGAAGCCGGTGCCGATGACCGCGACGCGCAGGTGCCTGATCGTCTGTCCCATGCCGGCCCCCTCAGCCACGCCGCGTCAGGACGATGCGGAAGTTGTTGAAGTACTCGTCCTCGAGCGTGTAGGCGAAGATGTCCAGGTAACGCTCGAAGCGGCGGACCACGTCCTCGCCGTCCAGAGCGACCGCCTCGTCGCGCCGCTCCGCCAGCTGCTCCAGCCACACCCGGCAGGCGATGCTGAACGACGCGCGCTCGTTGCGGATCTCGACCACGTCGAACAGGCCCTCCATCGCGGAGGTCAGCTCGCTCAGGTGCGGGATGTGGCAGCCGGCGAACTCCTCACGCTGCAGGAACTTCAGGTCGGCGAGCAGCGCCCGGTTCAGCGGCAACGCCTCGGCGGTCATCGCGTGCAGGACGAATCCCGCACCCGGCCGCAGCAGCGAGTGCACCTTGGTGAAGAAGTCCTGGTAGCGCCGGGTCCGATCACGGGGCGACAGGCTGGAGTGGACGAAGTGCTCGATCGCGTTGATGCAGAAGGCGGCGTCGTACGGCGTCTCGGTCTCGTGGTCCTCCCAGCTCTCCACCTTGATGTCGATCTTGGGGTTGCCGAGCGCCCGCACGTACTCCTGCTGGGTCCGGCTCAACGTCACGCCGACGCCGCGCCCGACCCCGTGCACCGTGGTCGCCCGGTCCAGCATGGTGCCCCAGCCGGAGCCGATGTCCAGCACACTCGCCGTCCCGGCGGCGCCGGCCAGCTCGACGAACGCGTCCAGCTTGCGCCGCTGCGCCTCGTCGTGGACGGCCCGCTGGTCCTCACCGTCGTTCCAGTAACCGCCGGAGTACATCATCTCCGGGCCCAGGATGATCCGGTACAGCTCGTTGCTGACCTCGTAGTGGTGGCGGATCGCGTCCACCTCGGGATTCAGGGCTGGGGTGTCGACTGCCGTCATGGCCGATCCTCTTCCGTCACGGGTGCGGGCCGTCTGAGGTAAACCGCCCGGCGCAAGCCCGGCGCAACACGGTGTTCTTGCGCATCTGTTGCGCCCGGCCCGTTAGCTGCTGACCGGGCAAGCACACCGCGTTGTCCGCCGAACGAGGAGGAACGATTCCGATGGAGATCCCCACCGTTGAGGACCTGGCCACCCAGCTCCAGGCCGTCTCCGGCGCCAAGGTCGTCGACGCGGACGCGGCACTGCAGCGGATCGCCGACGTCGATTCGCTGGACCTGATGGAGTGGCTGTACGGGTTCCAGGAGCAGTACCCGCACATCCCGGCGGACGAGTCCCTGTTCAAGGACATGGACGAGACCACCACCCTGCGTACCGTGCACGGCCGGATCCTGGCGCTCGTCCCGCAGCAGGTGTAGGCGTGAGCGGCTTCGCAATCACCGGCTGGGGGATGGCGGTACCCGATCAGGTCCGCTCCAGCGTGGAACTGGCCGAACACTTCGGTGTCGACGAGGACTGGATCGTCAGCCGCTGCGGCATCCGGGAGCGGCGGATCG from Actinoplanes derwentensis includes these protein-coding regions:
- a CDS encoding multicopper oxidase family protein, which codes for MRRGLLTGWLVLALIAGGCVWYLDRPPLSTVGAVAFDRELAIPPLAPSRVENGFRVFDLRADSGVTDFGHGETRTAGYNGSYLGPTLRVRSGEKIRVRVRNDLDQDSTVHWHGAILPAAVDGGPHRPIRPGRTADMRWTVDQPAATLWYHPHPDGHTEEQVLRGLAGMFLIDDDDPRTAALPHEYGVDDLPVIVQDRRFGWDGQFGTRPDFSSDVGVLGDTLLVNGTIGPYREVRTSLVRLRLLNGSNGRQYDFGFAGDRGFHVISTDGGMLAAPVPRTGIRLAPGERADIVVPMRPGERLVLRSRSPAPDENILVRRFEGGMDSFDVLELRAAATLTPSTPLPAVLSDLPPPDTSKVAHERSFEFYQRTINDKNMDMHRVDLIATAGTREIWTVHSTHLMPHVFHLHGQRFRVLDVDGEPPPPELSGWKDTLNLPMDVRFRLLVTFAGNADENTPYMYHCHVLRHEDEGMMGQFLVVGPGREKFAATRHHPGGP
- a CDS encoding thioesterase II family protein, which encodes MSSRWISGLLPGDGATRLFCFAHAGGGSRFFLPWREALAPHVQVCSIVLPGRESRLREEPRTSLGPLVRELTAALGPYLDRPFAFFGHSLGALLAYETARQLIAEGRPEPSVLLASGRQAPRHPRQSSLHLLPTGQFIDHLIALGGTAAATGLRRRLLESFVPMLRADYALTETYRAGPGPELSGPVVAYHGRQDPVATEEQVDRWREATTGEFRLRMFDGGHFYHQGAPAVVMDAVRSDLAAAGLLRAGVR
- a CDS encoding alpha/beta fold hydrolase: MTGRTGTAERMRTDDGAHLATSVTEGAGRTVVLVHGWGGARSVWDRVASRLTGLGYRVVSYDQRGHGGSTTGRDGIGIDRLRADLAQVLDRFDADGAILAGHSGGGYTALAYAGADPVVAGQRLRGLVLAGTAAYGQDTPAGELRMMGNPVFSWALRRPGLGRRMLGGMLAPGSDRALAEQNRELFAAVQPAVRRDFFRVSCGMDLRAGLESVTVPAVVLAGEHDKIVAPAYGEQLSRTLPTARFEQIPGAGHMLPLERPEHIVRAVTGLG
- a CDS encoding SRPBCC family protein, encoding MPGYDIINEAVIDAAPEQVWAALIAELHGARAFWVPANTFQAGAVPPERAGGETHVTVHPKGVDKGGPKLRFTSRTVAVEPGRRLAGEYVDGAFRGTSEFLLEQLPDGGTLITMRFAARPAGWVRHLAKLADIGAEHTKATAAAFAALGTLVGSTPSVVRSGR
- a CDS encoding flavin-containing monooxygenase, which translates into the protein MGQTIRHLRVAVIGTGFSGLGMAIRLKQEGEDDFLVFERAAAIGGTWRDNTYPGCACDVMALLYSYSFAPSAEWRTTFATQTEVLDYLRNCVEKFELTPHLRFEHELIDARWDRLTRRWHIETSQGEYTAQVLVAGSGYLSDPAIPDVPGLDSFTGEVFHSSNWNHDYPLAGKRVAVIGTGASAIQFVPEIQKVAGRLDLYQRTAPWVGPKPNLEISPAELRRRRGVPGYQKFRRGFNMWGREIVAFLMSAPARADKTIRGMAEKNLAKQVTDPALRARLTPDYSVGCKRLLFSDTWYPAIQQPNVDIVTDGIAKVAGGAIVGSDGTEREVDAIILGTGFRATDRPIARRIRGADGVKLSEAWSDGMAGYRGTTVTGFPNLFLMLGPNTTLGHSSQTVMIEAQLAYVIDALAQMKDRGLASVEVRPEAQREYNTWLDGVMDGTVWSPAGGCTNWYTDASGRNSSIFPTYTWRFRRNTRRFDLASYQIAASTGTERLLENAGGH
- a CDS encoding class I SAM-dependent methyltransferase encodes the protein MTAVDTPALNPEVDAIRHHYEVSNELYRIILGPEMMYSGGYWNDGEDQRAVHDEAQRRKLDAFVELAGAAGTASVLDIGSGWGTMLDRATTVHGVGRGVGVTLSRTQQEYVRALGNPKIDIKVESWEDHETETPYDAAFCINAIEHFVHSSLSPRDRTRRYQDFFTKVHSLLRPGAGFVLHAMTAEALPLNRALLADLKFLQREEFAGCHIPHLSELTSAMEGLFDVVEIRNERASFSIACRVWLEQLAERRDEAVALDGEDVVRRFERYLDIFAYTLEDEYFNNFRIVLTRRG